One stretch of Molothrus aeneus isolate 106 chromosome 2, BPBGC_Maene_1.0, whole genome shotgun sequence DNA includes these proteins:
- the TMEM182 gene encoding transmembrane protein 182, which translates to MKLSVGIFFGGFFAALGVLLFLVAFGTDYWLLATEIGTCSEVPEGAGGEKATFHHEGFFWRCWFSGNVGDNNGSMWKFWYTNQSPSKNCTHAYLSPFPLLRDEHNSTSYDSAIIYRGFWTVLMLLGVLTVVVASFLIICAAPFASHILYKAGGGFFIIAGVLFSLVVVMYVIWVQAMADLENCTNMKKMDCPDFAVYVRYGWSFMLAPIGVFFALLAGMLFLLVGRYIYLHSD; encoded by the exons ATGAAACTGAGTGTGGGGATATTTTTTGGAGGCTTCTTTGCAGCTCTaggggttttgctttttttggtggCATTTGGAACAGATTATTGGCTTCTTGCTACAGAAATAGGAACTTGTTCAGAAGTGCCTGAAGGTGCTGGG GGAGAGAAGGCCACTTTCCATCATGAAGGCTTCTTCTGGAGGTGCTGGTTTAGTGGAAATGTAGGAGATAATAATGGCAGCATGTGGAAGTTTTGGTATA cCAACCAGTCACCTTCTAAGAATTGTACACATGCTTACCTGTCCCCATTTCCTCTTCTCCGAGATGAACACAACTCCACCTCCTATGACTCTGCAATCA TTTATCGAGGTTTCTGGACAGTTCTTATGCTCCTGGGAGTACTCACTGTTGTGGTGGCTAGTTTCCTCATCATCTGTGCAGCTCCTTTTGCCAGTCACATTTTATACAAAGCAGGAGGAGGCTTTTTCATCATTGCTG GTGTCTTGTTTTCGCTGGTAGTCGTGATGTATGTCATCTGGGTCCAGGCCATGGCTGATCTGGAAAACTGCACAAACATGAAAAAGATGGATTGCCCAGACTTTGCTGTTTATGTACGTTATGGCTGGTCGTTTATGCTGGCTCCTATAGGagtattttttgctttattagCAGGAATGCTGTTCTTGTTGGTAGGGCGTTACATTTATTTACACTCAGACTAG